One window from the genome of Mycolicibacterium gadium encodes:
- a CDS encoding alpha/beta hydrolase: MTEWTADVLAGYRQQTFELGPDPDGEGRLVATLVRRGDINPTATRAVLVVHGFTDYFFHTELADHLADRGFAVYALDLHKCGRSWREGQTPHFTTDLARYDHELIRALGVINTETSADVLVYGHSAGGLIVSLFLDRLRSHGSTQRHRVSGLVLNSPWLDLQGPAFLRAAPTGAAIAALSRVRKKTVVRAPVPEGGYGSTLHRDYSGEFDYDLKWKPIGGFPVTFGWIHAIRRGHAKLHRGLDVGVPNLILRSDRSVREVSDPNVIQRGDAVLDVNQIARWAGCIGNRSTVVPITDAKHDVFLSVPEARQAAYDELDRWLDAHVAGSTTQPDRGVTR, from the coding sequence GTGACCGAGTGGACGGCGGATGTGCTGGCTGGCTACCGGCAACAGACGTTCGAGTTGGGGCCCGACCCCGACGGAGAAGGACGGCTGGTCGCCACGCTGGTGCGCCGCGGCGACATCAACCCGACGGCCACCCGTGCCGTGCTGGTGGTACACGGTTTCACCGACTACTTCTTCCACACCGAACTGGCGGATCACCTGGCCGATCGCGGGTTTGCGGTCTACGCGCTGGATCTGCACAAATGCGGGCGATCGTGGCGGGAGGGCCAGACACCTCACTTCACCACCGACCTGGCCCGCTACGACCACGAGCTGATCCGCGCGTTGGGCGTGATCAACACCGAGACGTCGGCCGACGTGCTCGTCTACGGGCACTCCGCGGGTGGCCTCATCGTCTCGCTGTTCCTGGACCGCCTCCGCAGTCACGGATCGACGCAGCGGCACCGCGTCAGCGGGTTGGTGCTGAACAGCCCGTGGCTGGATCTGCAGGGTCCGGCGTTCCTGCGCGCGGCTCCCACCGGTGCGGCGATCGCGGCGCTGTCCCGAGTTCGCAAGAAGACCGTGGTGCGCGCACCGGTCCCCGAGGGCGGGTACGGCTCGACGCTGCACCGCGACTACTCGGGCGAATTCGACTACGACCTCAAATGGAAGCCCATCGGCGGATTTCCGGTGACGTTCGGCTGGATCCACGCGATCCGGCGCGGCCACGCCAAACTTCACCGCGGGCTCGACGTCGGTGTGCCCAACCTGATCCTGCGCTCGGATCGCAGCGTGCGTGAGGTGTCCGACCCGAACGTCATCCAGCGCGGGGACGCAGTGCTCGACGTCAATCAGATCGCCCGCTGGGCGGGCTGCATCGGCAACCGGAGCACCGTCGTGCCGATCACCGACGCCAAGCACGACGTGTTCCTGTCCGTTCCCGAAGCGCGCCAAGCCGCCTACGACGAATTGGACCGCTGGCTTGACGCGCATGTCGCGGGCTCGACTACGCAACCCGACCGAGGGGTGACCAGATGA
- the mtr gene encoding mycothione reductase, giving the protein MTHFDIAIIGTGSGNSILDERYRDRRVAICEQGVFGGTCLNVGCIPTKMFVYSAGVAQEVRESSRYGIDAHLDGVRWPDIVSRVFGRIDPIADGGENYRRSSPNVEVFGSHARFAKTKPDGRYALRTDDGDEFTADQVVIAAGSRAIAPDAVTACGVSYHTSDTIMRIADVPEHLIIIGGGFIACEFAHIFSALGSHVTLMIRGSSLLRGHDDDIAMRFTDIASRKWEIRNHHELADAHDVGDGVEITCTDGSKVRGDALLVATGRVPNGDRLDAELAGVKVNANGQVVVDEFQRTTARNVFALGDVSSDYQLKHVANHEARRVKHNLLQDWDDTDALMPSDHRNVPSAVFTDPQIASVGLTENQARAKGLNIRVKIQDYGDVAYGWAMEDTTGIAKIIVDDDSGLILGAHIMGHQASSLIQPLIQAMNFDLAAQDMARGQYWIHPALPEVIENALLALCGEPPWPPSKRH; this is encoded by the coding sequence ATGACTCACTTCGACATCGCAATCATCGGAACCGGTTCGGGCAACTCGATCCTCGATGAGCGCTACCGCGACAGACGGGTGGCGATCTGCGAACAGGGTGTATTCGGCGGGACGTGCCTCAACGTTGGCTGCATCCCGACCAAGATGTTCGTCTACTCCGCCGGAGTCGCCCAAGAGGTAAGGGAGTCATCGCGTTACGGCATCGACGCCCATCTCGACGGGGTGCGGTGGCCAGACATCGTGTCCCGAGTGTTCGGCCGCATCGATCCGATCGCAGACGGCGGCGAGAACTATCGGCGGTCCTCACCGAACGTCGAGGTTTTCGGCAGCCACGCGCGTTTCGCGAAAACGAAGCCCGACGGCCGCTACGCCCTGCGCACCGACGACGGCGACGAATTCACCGCCGATCAGGTGGTGATCGCGGCGGGCTCCAGAGCCATCGCGCCCGACGCCGTCACGGCATGCGGGGTGAGCTATCACACCAGCGACACCATCATGCGTATCGCGGACGTGCCCGAGCACTTGATCATCATCGGCGGTGGTTTCATCGCCTGCGAGTTCGCCCATATCTTCTCGGCGCTCGGCAGCCACGTGACGCTGATGATCCGCGGCAGCTCCCTGCTGCGCGGCCACGACGACGATATCGCCATGCGGTTCACCGACATCGCGTCGAGGAAATGGGAGATCCGCAATCACCATGAGCTGGCCGACGCGCACGACGTCGGCGACGGTGTCGAGATCACCTGCACGGACGGCTCGAAGGTGCGGGGCGACGCGCTGCTCGTCGCCACTGGGCGCGTCCCCAACGGCGATCGGCTCGACGCGGAATTGGCCGGTGTCAAGGTCAATGCCAATGGACAGGTCGTCGTCGACGAGTTCCAGCGCACCACCGCGCGCAACGTGTTCGCACTCGGCGACGTGTCGTCGGACTATCAGCTCAAGCATGTGGCCAATCATGAGGCGCGCCGCGTGAAACACAATCTCCTGCAGGACTGGGACGACACCGATGCGCTCATGCCGTCCGACCATCGCAATGTGCCCTCGGCTGTCTTCACCGACCCACAGATCGCGAGCGTCGGGCTGACTGAAAACCAAGCACGGGCAAAAGGTTTGAATATCAGGGTCAAGATCCAGGACTACGGCGACGTCGCGTACGGCTGGGCCATGGAGGATACGACGGGGATCGCGAAGATCATCGTCGACGACGACAGCGGCCTGATACTCGGCGCGCACATCATGGGACATCAGGCGTCGTCGCTGATTCAACCGCTGATCCAGGCGATGAACTTCGACCTGGCGGCCCAGGACATGGCGCGCGGCCAGTACTGGATCCACCCCGCGCTGCCCGAAGTGATCGAGAACGCGCTGCTGGCGCTCTGCGGCGAACCGCCCTGGCCGCCGTCCAAGCGCCATTGA
- a CDS encoding siderophore-interacting protein translates to MTAPVVAGSVVQSAPLGRNMQRVVIHAPELSLLQLPRFGDTALGIYFGTTDGDGRVARTYSVREHDPSACCVTVDVVLHVGDRTARGDDAAGTRWATGAAPGDRVELAHAKSWFRPPRDADHHVLVADLAGLPALARLIEQPAHSHTVAIVEVPHEDDLDYLPKRATVRLVSSVGTGNGGTNSVLARLVARNCSATGLGYCWFAGEASEARRVRKLLRHEYGWAADQLDVVGYWRRDAQAWSARFAAHGPRMYSIYERAIAEGKSEKIALEEFDDALERLGL, encoded by the coding sequence TTGACCGCCCCCGTGGTGGCGGGCTCGGTGGTGCAGTCGGCGCCGTTGGGCCGGAACATGCAGCGGGTGGTCATCCACGCCCCCGAGCTGAGTCTTCTGCAGCTGCCGCGGTTCGGGGACACCGCGCTCGGAATCTATTTCGGCACAACCGATGGTGACGGTCGGGTGGCCCGGACCTATTCCGTCCGGGAGCACGACCCGTCGGCCTGCTGCGTCACCGTTGACGTCGTCCTGCACGTCGGTGATCGCACCGCCCGCGGGGATGACGCGGCGGGAACGCGGTGGGCCACCGGCGCCGCGCCCGGAGACCGTGTCGAGCTCGCCCACGCCAAATCCTGGTTCCGGCCCCCGCGTGATGCCGATCATCACGTCCTCGTCGCCGACCTTGCCGGATTGCCCGCGCTCGCGCGGCTGATCGAACAGCCCGCGCATAGCCATACAGTCGCGATCGTGGAGGTGCCCCACGAGGACGACCTCGACTACCTGCCCAAGCGCGCCACGGTGCGACTCGTCAGCTCCGTCGGCACCGGAAACGGTGGGACCAACAGCGTTTTGGCGCGCCTGGTCGCGCGCAACTGCTCGGCGACCGGCTTGGGATACTGCTGGTTCGCAGGTGAGGCGTCCGAGGCGCGCAGGGTCCGCAAATTGCTGCGCCACGAGTACGGTTGGGCAGCAGATCAATTGGACGTGGTCGGTTACTGGCGACGTGATGCACAGGCGTGGTCGGCGCGGTTCGCAGCCCATGGACCCCGGATGTACTCGATCTACGAGCGGGCGATCGCTGAAGGTAAGAGCGAGAAGATTGCGCTCGAGGAGTTCGACGATGCCTTGGAGCGGCTAGGGCTTTGA
- a CDS encoding energy-coupling factor ABC transporter ATP-binding protein: MALGGVDLEVADGERIAVLGPNGAGKTTLMLHLNGVLTATTGSVQISGIPLNRKSLHDIRRRVGLVFQDPDDQLFMPTVAQDVAFGPANFGLRGEELAARVASALEVVSLTEDAERSPTHLSAGQRRRAALATVLACQPDILVLDEPSANLDPVARRELAETLSGLNATMLIVTHDLPYAAQLCDRAVVMDGGVIVADGAITDILSDSELLASHRLELPWGFSVRNR, translated from the coding sequence ATGGCGCTCGGCGGCGTCGACCTCGAGGTGGCCGATGGCGAACGGATCGCGGTGCTCGGACCCAACGGGGCGGGAAAGACGACGTTGATGTTGCATCTCAACGGTGTCCTGACCGCGACGACCGGGTCGGTGCAGATCAGCGGAATCCCGCTGAACCGCAAGAGCCTTCACGACATCCGTAGGCGCGTCGGGTTGGTCTTCCAGGACCCCGACGACCAGTTGTTCATGCCGACGGTCGCGCAGGACGTCGCTTTCGGTCCGGCGAATTTCGGGTTGCGCGGTGAGGAACTCGCCGCCCGGGTGGCGAGCGCGCTTGAGGTCGTGTCGTTGACCGAAGACGCCGAACGCAGTCCCACCCATCTGTCGGCGGGTCAGCGGCGCAGGGCGGCATTGGCCACCGTGCTGGCCTGCCAGCCGGACATCCTCGTGCTCGACGAGCCCTCGGCGAACCTGGACCCGGTCGCGCGGCGCGAATTGGCCGAGACGCTCTCGGGGCTGAACGCCACCATGTTGATCGTCACGCATGACCTGCCCTATGCGGCACAGCTGTGCGACCGGGCCGTGGTGATGGACGGTGGCGTCATCGTCGCGGACGGCGCGATCACCGACATTCTGTCCGATTCGGAATTGCTTGCCTCGCACCGCCTCGAACTGCCGTGGGGCTTCTCGGTCAGAAATCGTTGA
- the cbiQ gene encoding cobalt ECF transporter T component CbiQ, giving the protein MGAGAHPLYRHDESAVHRTPAEVKIVCLLVFVLAVVATPREMFWPFAIYAVIIVATWRLAQIPLRWVLPRMLIEAPFLVLAVLLPFAEGGQRIDVAGLQLSVAGLWAAWGIVVKGTLGVAAALTLAATTSATELPAALSRLAVPAVVTSVLVLMIRYIDLLAAEVSRMRMARIARGDSPRALHQARAIATGIGALFLRSYERGERVYASMLSRGFDGRAPDLAVIGAPPRAVASQWVVAMLPAAAAVVVSVTAWVTL; this is encoded by the coding sequence ATGGGTGCTGGCGCGCATCCGCTGTATCGCCACGACGAGTCGGCCGTACACCGGACACCCGCCGAGGTGAAGATCGTCTGTCTGCTGGTGTTCGTTCTCGCCGTCGTCGCCACGCCCCGGGAAATGTTCTGGCCGTTTGCGATATACGCCGTGATCATCGTCGCGACGTGGCGTCTCGCGCAGATACCGCTGCGGTGGGTGTTGCCGCGCATGTTGATCGAGGCGCCTTTTCTGGTGCTCGCCGTCCTATTGCCGTTCGCCGAGGGCGGGCAGCGCATCGATGTAGCGGGACTGCAGCTTTCGGTAGCCGGACTGTGGGCGGCCTGGGGCATCGTCGTCAAGGGCACACTCGGTGTGGCGGCCGCGTTGACCCTCGCCGCGACCACATCCGCAACCGAGCTACCCGCCGCGCTGAGCCGGCTGGCCGTACCCGCAGTGGTGACATCGGTGCTGGTTCTGATGATCCGTTACATCGACCTGCTGGCGGCCGAGGTGAGCCGTATGCGGATGGCCAGGATCGCGCGCGGTGACTCGCCGCGGGCACTGCATCAGGCCCGCGCGATCGCGACTGGCATCGGAGCGTTGTTCCTGCGCTCCTACGAACGCGGCGAGCGGGTGTACGCCTCGATGTTGTCACGTGGATTCGACGGTAGGGCACCGGATCTCGCGGTGATCGGCGCCCCGCCGAGGGCGGTGGCGTCCCAGTGGGTGGTGGCGATGCTGCCGGCTGCCGCGGCGGTCGTCGTATCGGTGACGGCCTGGGTGACGCTGTGA
- a CDS encoding PDGLE domain-containing protein, with protein sequence MKRWSFWLAFAAATLLIAGVVSYFASSSPDGLDSATLQGCEVTETVDGEQLTGDCIAQHASEHALSTSPLADYSIRGQDGTGGIAGIIGVVVTVVIAGSAFWLIARSRRSADDKQS encoded by the coding sequence ATGAAGCGTTGGTCGTTCTGGCTCGCGTTTGCGGCCGCCACCCTGCTGATCGCCGGGGTTGTCTCGTACTTCGCGAGTTCCAGCCCCGACGGGTTGGACTCCGCGACGCTGCAGGGCTGTGAGGTGACAGAAACCGTCGACGGTGAACAACTCACCGGTGACTGCATTGCACAACACGCGTCCGAGCACGCCCTGTCCACGTCACCGCTGGCCGACTACTCCATTCGCGGACAGGACGGCACCGGCGGGATCGCGGGCATCATCGGCGTCGTGGTCACCGTGGTGATCGCAGGCTCGGCATTCTGGCTCATTGCACGAAGCCGACGATCTGCCGACGACAAGCAGTCCTGA
- a CDS encoding energy-coupling factor ABC transporter permease encodes MVVNTVAMHMSDGIVNAPTSVIFGVIAVAAIGLCAAKARTELDERTVPLAGLVAAFIFAVQMVNFPILPGVSGHLLGGALAAILVGPYTGALCIAIVLIVQSLLFADGGITALGTNITNMAVVGVAVGYGTAVALYAIARRRKADLPVPALGVIAFIAALIGTVCAAMAFVVEYAIGGAGATSLDTVAAYMFGTHVLIGVGEGLITAVTVMAVARSRPDLVYLMRSARTVVPA; translated from the coding sequence GTGGTTGTGAATACGGTCGCCATGCACATGAGCGACGGCATCGTCAACGCCCCGACATCGGTGATCTTCGGAGTCATCGCCGTGGCCGCCATCGGATTGTGCGCGGCGAAAGCACGCACCGAACTCGACGAACGCACGGTGCCGCTGGCCGGTCTCGTCGCGGCGTTCATCTTCGCCGTGCAGATGGTCAATTTCCCGATCCTGCCCGGCGTCAGCGGGCACCTGCTCGGCGGTGCCCTGGCCGCGATCCTGGTCGGCCCCTACACCGGTGCGCTGTGCATCGCGATCGTCTTGATCGTGCAGTCGCTGCTGTTCGCCGACGGCGGGATCACCGCGTTGGGCACCAACATCACCAACATGGCCGTCGTCGGTGTCGCCGTGGGGTACGGGACAGCCGTGGCGCTGTACGCGATCGCGCGGCGGCGCAAAGCCGATCTGCCGGTCCCCGCGCTCGGCGTCATCGCGTTCATCGCCGCACTGATCGGAACGGTCTGCGCGGCAATGGCGTTTGTCGTCGAATACGCGATCGGCGGCGCCGGCGCCACCTCGCTCGACACAGTGGCCGCCTACATGTTCGGCACGCACGTGCTGATCGGCGTCGGGGAAGGACTGATCACTGCCGTAACCGTGATGGCCGTGGCACGGTCGCGCCCTGACCTCGTCTATCTGATGCGCAGCGCCCGGACGGTGGTGCCGGCATGA
- a CDS encoding class I SAM-dependent methyltransferase: protein MTSTATNDRQLKAKHRALWASGDYAAVAAELIPALGVELVRASGVKPGDHVLDVAAGSGNAAIPAAEAGAIVTASDLTPELFDAGRAIATRRGVELEWVEADAEALPFADNSFDAVISCVGVMFAPHHQAAADELVRVTRRGGTIALLSWTPEGFIGNLFKTMKPYAPPPPPGASPAPLWGSEDHVRELFGDRVSDLTMWRQTVMLDHCTEPTQFREYWKSNYGPTIAAYRFNADAPDRIEALDRDFLEFLTSWNRGDDQRAVWEAEYLLTTATKR from the coding sequence ATGACCAGCACCGCGACAAATGATCGTCAGCTCAAGGCCAAGCACCGGGCGCTGTGGGCGTCGGGAGATTACGCGGCCGTCGCCGCGGAACTCATTCCCGCGCTGGGGGTCGAACTCGTCCGCGCGAGCGGCGTGAAGCCGGGTGACCACGTCCTGGACGTGGCCGCGGGCTCGGGTAACGCCGCCATCCCCGCCGCCGAGGCGGGCGCAATCGTCACGGCGAGCGATCTGACACCGGAGCTGTTCGACGCCGGGCGTGCCATTGCCACGCGCCGGGGGGTCGAGCTGGAATGGGTGGAAGCGGATGCGGAGGCTCTTCCGTTCGCCGACAACAGCTTCGACGCCGTCATCTCGTGTGTCGGGGTAATGTTCGCGCCGCACCACCAGGCGGCCGCCGACGAGTTGGTCCGGGTCACCCGTCGTGGCGGCACGATCGCCCTGCTCAGCTGGACGCCCGAAGGGTTCATCGGCAACCTGTTCAAGACGATGAAGCCGTATGCCCCGCCGCCTCCGCCCGGAGCCAGCCCCGCCCCGTTGTGGGGTTCGGAGGATCACGTCCGCGAGTTGTTCGGAGATCGCGTCAGCGATCTGACGATGTGGCGGCAGACCGTGATGCTCGACCACTGCACCGAGCCCACGCAGTTCCGGGAGTACTGGAAGAGCAACTACGGGCCGACGATCGCCGCATACAGGTTCAACGCGGACGCCCCCGACCGGATCGAGGCCCTCGATCGTGACTTCCTCGAGTTCCTCACCAGCTGGAACCGGGGCGACGATCAGCGCGCCGTCTGGGAGGCCGAATACTTGTTGACCACCGCCACCAAGCGTTAG